The genomic segment TTATTGTTATCACCAACTCATTATGGCAGAGATGAATCGGCGAGGCTACAGGGTTAGTCCTGAGTGGTTGGACAAAGACTATCGCGGCAAAAGATGTCCGGCATATAACAATTTAGCCGTCATCGAAGTACCCGACCCCATATATACTGAACATGATGATTGCTACTATCGTGAGTGTCTCAAGAATTTGGAAACCAAGGGAATTCATTTGGATTAATATTGCGGGGCTCCATTATAAAAAGAAAGTCATTGTTCATGGCTTTTTT from the Treponema vincentii F0403 genome contains:
- a CDS encoding pyrimidine dimer DNA glycosylase/endonuclease V, encoding MPYLLYCYHQLIMAEMNRRGYRVSPEWLDKDYRGKRCPAYNNLAVIEVPDPIYTEHDDCYYRECLKNLETKGIHLD